A single region of the Canis lupus familiaris isolate Mischka breed German Shepherd chromosome 35, alternate assembly UU_Cfam_GSD_1.0, whole genome shotgun sequence genome encodes:
- the CEBPD gene encoding CCAAT/enhancer-binding protein delta, whose protein sequence is MSAALFSLDGPARGVSWPAEPAAFYEAGRAGKPGRGSEAGGAAEPGAAGPAMYDDESAIDFSAYIDSMAAVPTLELCHDELFADLFNSNHKAGAGAAGGAAGAAGAGGLELLPGGPARAQGPGPAAPRPLKREPDWGAGDGDAAGSLLPAQVAACAQTVVSLAAAQPTPPTSPEPPRGSPGPSPAGAARDKTAGKRGPDRGSPEYRQRRERNNIAVRKSRDKAKRRNQEMQQKLVELSAENEKLQQRVEQLTRDLAGLRQFFKQLPSPPFLPPAAAADCR, encoded by the coding sequence ATGAGCGCCGCGCTCTTCAGCCTGGACGGCCCGGCGCGCGGCGTGTCCTGGCCCGCGGAGCCCGCGGCCTTCTACGAGGCGGGCCGCGCGGGGAAGCCGGGCCGCGGGAGCgaggcggggggcgcggcggagCCGGGCGCCGCGGGCCCCGCCATGTACGACGACGAGAGCGCCATCGACTTCAGCGCCTACATCGACTCCATGGCCGCCGTGCCCACCCTGGAGCTGTGCCACGACGAGCTCTTCGCCGACCTGTTCAACAGCAACCACAaggcgggcgcgggggccgcggggggcgcggcgggcgcggcgggcgcgggcggcctGGAGCTGCTGCCCGGCGGCCCCGCGCGCGCCCAGGGCCCGGGCCCCGCTGCCCCGCGGCCGCTCAAGCGCGAGCCCGACTGGGGCGCGGGGGACGGCGACGCGGCCGGCTCGCTGCTGCCAGCGCAGGTGGCCGCGTGCGCGCAGACGGTAGTGAGCCTGGCGGCCGCGCAGCCCACGCCGCCCACGTCGCCCGAGCCGCCCCGCGGCAGCCCCGGGCCCAGCCCCGCCGGCGCCGCCCGGGACAAGACTGCGGGCAAGCGGGGCCCGGACCGCGGCAGCCCCGAGTACCGGCAGCGGCGCGAGCGCAACAACATCGCGGTGCGCAAGAGCCGCGACAAGGCCAAGCGGCGCAACCAGGAGATGCAGCAGAAGCTGGTGGAGCTGTCGGCCGAGAACGAGAAGCTGCAGCAGCGCGTGGAGCAGCTCACGCGGGACCTGGCCGGCCTGCGGCAGTTCTTCAAGCAGCTGCCCAGCCCGCCCTTCCTgccgcccgccgcggccgccgaCTGCCGGTGA